Proteins from a genomic interval of Rosa chinensis cultivar Old Blush chromosome 2, RchiOBHm-V2, whole genome shotgun sequence:
- the LOC112188807 gene encoding L-ascorbate oxidase translates to MVALLQRNSCIFKLLGLCLLFCCLVEIPAVEARIRHYKWEVKYEYKSPDCFKKLVITTNGKTPGPTILAQRGDTVVVELKNSLLTENVAIHWHGIRQIGTPWSDGTEGVTQCPILPGDTFKYQFVVERPGTYLYHAHYGMQREAGLYGSIRVALPEGESEPFLYDYDRSIILNDWYHKSTYEHAVGLSSNPFVWVGEPQSLLIQGKGRFNCSSIATPTLEPAVCNTTSPDCSPYAVTVVPGKTYRLRIASLTALSALSFQIEGHNLTVVEADGHYVEPFVVKNLFIYSGETYSVLIKADQDPSRNYWMTTNIVSRNATTTNTLNVTTTTAPGLAFLNYYPNHPRRSPPTVPPAGPAWNDVQPRLNQSLAIKAHRDFIHTPPQSPDRVIVFLNTQNKINGNTRWSVNNVSFTLPHTPYLIALQQNLTDAFDQTPPPEGYDFVNYDIYKKANNSNATTSDGIYRLQFNTTVDIILQNANTMTPNNSETHPWHLHGHDFWVLGYGKGKFDINNDPKKYNLVNPIMKNTVPVHPYGWTALRFRADNPGVWAFHCHIESHFYMGMGVVFAEGINRLGNLPSSIMGCGETKGVTHRP, encoded by the exons ATGGTTGCGCTTTTACAGAGAAATAGCTGTATTTTTAAGTTATTGGGTTTGTGTTTACTCTTCTGCTGTCTGGTTGAGATTCCAGCAGTGGAGGCTAGGATTAGGCATTACAAATGGGAGGTGAAGTATGAGTACAAGTCCCCTGATTGCTTTAAGAAACTTGTTATCACCACCAACGGCAAAACTCCGGGACCAACCATACTTGCTCAGCGGGGAGACACTGTCGTCGTCGAGCTAAAGAATAGTTTGTTAACAGAAAATGTAGCCATACATTGGCATGGTATCAGACAG ATTGGAACTCCATGGAGTGATGGAACCGAAGGAGTGACTCAATGTCCAATATTGCCTGGAGACACTTTCAAATATCAGTTTGTTGTTGAGAGG CCTGGAACTTATCTGTACCATGCTCACTATGGAATGCAAAGAGAAGCTGGCTTATATGGATCAATTCGAGTAGCGCTTCCTGAAGGAGAATCCGAGCCCTTCCTCTACGATTATGATCGAAGCATCATACTCAATGATTGGTACCACAAAAGCACTTATGAACATGCGGTCGGACTATCTTCCAATCCTTTTGTCTGGGTTGGGGAACCTCAG TCACTTTTGATACAAGGCAAAGGAAGATTCAACTGCTCTAGCATCGCCACTCCAACCTTAGAACCTGCTGTTTGTAACACAACTAGTCCTGACTGCTCTCCTTATGCAGTGACTGTAGTCCCTGGCAAAACTTATCGACTAAGGATTGCTAGTTTGACTGCTCTATCAGCCCTCAGTTTCCAAATAGAG GGTCATAATTTGACAGTGGTTGAAGCAGATGGGCATTATGTAGAGCCATTTGTTGTAAAGAACCTGTTCATATATTCCGGTGAGACATATTCGGTTCTAATAAAAGCAGACCAAGACCCTTCAAGAAATTATTGGATGACAACCAACATTGTTAGCCGAAatgccaccaccaccaacacccTTAatgtcaccaccaccaccgcacCTGGTTTAGCCTTTCTGAATTACTATCCTAACCATCCTCGAAGATCTCCTCCTACAGTACCACCAGCAGGGCCGGCTTGGAATGATGTTCAGCCCCGACTAAATCAAAGCCTCGCCATTAAGGCACACCGAGATTTCATTCACACCCCTCCCCAAAGCCCAGACAGAGTCATTGTTTTCCTTAACACCCAAAACAAGATAAATGGCAATACTCGCTGGTCGGTGAATAATGTCTCATTCACTCTTCCTCACACACCTTACCTCATTGCACTTCAACAAAACCTCACTGATGCATTTGATCAAACACCTCCGCCGGAAGGGTATGACTTTGTGAACTATGACATCTACAAAAAGGCAAACAACAGCAATGCTACAACAAGTGATGGGATTTATAGGCTCCAGTTCAACACAACAGTGGACATAATCCTGCAAAATGCAAACACCATGACTCCGAACAACAGCGAGACGCATCCGTGGCATTTGCATGGTCACGATTTTTGGGTACTCGGATATGGGAAAGGAAAGTTTGACATCAACAATGACCCAAAGAAGTACAATTTGGTGAATCCTATCATGAAGAACACTGTGCCTGTTCATCCATACGGTTGGACAGCTTTGAGGTTCAGGGCAGATAATCCAGGTGTGTGGGCTTTCCATTGCCATATAGAGTCTCATTTCTATATGGGAATGGGTGTGGTGTTTGCAGAAGGAATAAACAGGTTGGGAAACTTGCCTTCATCTATAATGGGGTGTGGTGAAACCAAAGGAGTAACGCACAGACCTTAG